The nucleotide window GCCGTTTTTACTGCGGCGACAGTGATCAGCATACCCAGCGCGCCACCCACCAGAACATCCACAGGCCAGTGCGCCGCAACCATCACCCGGCTCAGGCCAACCAGGCCACCTAACAACAGTAGCCCCCAGCGCAGCGGCCGGTTATTGAAGAAGTAATAGGCCAGCGAGACAAACGCAAAGGCGGTGAAGGAGTGTCCTGAGGGAAAACTGCCGTTTCTGAGCGCGTTACCCACCAGATTATAATCACCGGCGGGTAGTGCTACGGGAGGCCGTTCAGCGTCGAACAGTGTTTTCAGACCATGGGTTGCCAGTGTGCCGTATATCGCTGTAATAAAAAGCACCCAGAGCAGTTCGGGCTTACGCCGGGCAACAAATAACGCCAGTGTCAGAACAAAGGTGGTATCCCCCATAAATGTAACGATCTGCCAGAACGTTGCAGGTAAAAGAGGAGTCATCTGATTCAACAGATGGAACGCGCCATGATATCCGGCAACCAGCCAGAGCAACAGTGCCACACCCAGAAACACCAAAGCCAGCTGCATTAACCGCTTCAGCGCCTGAGAGTCATACTGATCGTCGAAACGCTGCCGGGAAGCGTCCAGCCGGGCGGGCAGGTCCGCCACGATAAAGCACGCTTTAATTTGCGACAGCAGGTTTTGCATCACGCCACTCCACCAGTCTGATACCGCCTTTACTGTACAACAGGTCGAATACCGCATCAGGGTTTCGCTGCTGCAATTTGAGCAGATTATCTGCATCCGTAAAGATCACCTCGCCCGCTTCAGGCGAGCGGTCTTGCGGTGTAATTGCATCCCGGTAAACACTGAAAGTAGGCCTGTGCACTCCATAGGCGATCACAGACTTATCGCTCAGCCCCCGGGCGATAGCAGCAGCTTCCTGAACCGGTTGTTGCTGCAATCCGGCCACTATCTGGATAAAGAAGGTAAACACAAACAGTGTCTGAATAAAGCCGATAGCCACAAACTTAGCCGGTTTTTCCAGCCTTGAACTGAATATCAGCAGCAGCGTTAACAACAATGCCACGACACTGGCCAGCATGTAGGGCAGCCCTGTCACTTCCCAGACCCGCGCGAGCATCTCCTGTTCATAAAGCTTCCGACTACTGCCCGCAGCAGATTCCAGAATCCAGGGTAATGCCAGCATCAGGACAAAAAACAGCAACGGAAACACCAGCCCCCAGGCGCAGAACAGGCGCTCGCGATAATGGGCAAACAGCATCAGTAGTCCACTGATGCCGTAGACCACATAGTGCGGCAGCTGAGTACCGGAAAATGAGACCAGCACAAAGACCACACCCAACCATATAATGAGATACAGCGTAAGTAAGTCCTTACACAACTCACGCAGATTACGCAGCAGGGTAAACAGGGCCGAACTGAACGGTAACAACACCAGCGGCAGTGCAAGCAGGTAATAGCCGATGCTACCGCCATGACCTTCCCGGGTATCACTGAAGCGTTTGAGGTTGTGATCCAGCAGAAAGCCCTGAAAGAATCCAATCCCCTGATCCTGATAGACCAGCCATAGCCAGGGGGTCAGGATAACTAATAGCAGCGCCCAGCCTGGCAGGTAGAAGATCGCTGCCAGCCAGCGACGCCACTCACCCTGAACGATGTAAAAGATACCGCTCACCAAAAGTGGCACCAGCACCGCCACCGGACCTTTCGCCAACAACCCCAGCGCCATCCAAAGATAGACCCGCAGCAGGATTGCACGTCCGGGATTCTGCCAGTGACGCCACATATCCAGCAGCGTCAGGGTAAGGAACAGGTTAAGCCAGGCATCGGCAATGGCTGCCTTACCAATAATCCCGATCCACAGCGTATTGGCCATGATCAGCACGGTATAAAGCGCGGTTGTCCGGTTCCATTGCTGATGGGCAAAGCGGTAGCACACCAGCATCCAGCAACTGGCGGCTATCGCTGAGGGAAGACGCAGGGAGAACTCGCTCAGGTCAAACAGCGAAACACTGAGGGCCTGAAACCAGTAGCTCAGAATCGGCTTATCGTAACGGGGTTCGCCATCCAGATAGGTGGCGGCAAAATTACGGTTGGCCAGCATCTCCCGGGTAGCTTCAGAAAAGGCTCCCTCATCAAGATCGAAAAGAGGGAAGCCCCAGATATTCCAGAAGAACGCCAGAAAGAGTGCGGCAAACAGCAGGCCGTAATGAAAAAGATTACTTTGGCGCAGAGTCGGCGTCATGCGCACTGGTCTCGTCCATTACGTCAGGCTGTGGAGCATACCAGCGCCCCTCCTGATCCTCATTAAGTTTCTCCCGCAGGGTATACCCACGGGTATTGGAGGTTTCAAAGAAGATCCGTGACATCATCTCGGCCAGTACACCGGTAGTGATAAACTGCAGCGAAACCACCAGCAGGAAAATACCGATCATAAACAGTGGCCGGCTTCCGATATCTTCACCGAGGAACAGCTTAACGCCCATCAGCCAGGTCATAATCAATGAACCCAGCACCCCCATTCCCAGTCCCAGATAACCAAAAAAGTGCCCCGGACGGGCTTTGAATTTAAGGAAGAAGAACACCACCAACAGATCCAAAATAACCCGGAAGGTGCGTGACAAACCGTATTTTGACTCGCCAAACTGGCGGGCATGGTGGTCAACCACCGTTTCACCAATCCGTGAAGGCTTCGTTACAGAGGCCACCCAGACGGGGATAAAACGGTGCATCTCACCAAACAGGCGGACCTGCTTGATGACACTGGCACGATAAACTTTCAAACTGCAGCCATAGTCATGCAGACGCACGCTGGTAACCTTGGCAATCAGGCGATTTGCCTGACGGGAGAAGAACTTACGGGTCGACTCATCTTCCCGTTGCTTGCGCCAGCCCTGCAGCATATCCAGGTCACGCTCTTCCATCTCAACGATCATCCGCTGAATATCGGCTGGATCGTTTTGCAAATCGCCATCCATAGTGACGATAATTTCGCCGCGGGCTGCATCAATACCCGCCTGCATCGCGGCAGTCTGACCAAAGTTACGCTGCAGTTCAACCACCCGCAGGTGATCACCCCACTGTTCCTGAGCCTCATAAAGACGTGTAACAGTGTTGTCCGGACTACCATCATCGACGCAGATAAGCTCCCACTTACCGGCATAATCACTGAGGCACTCATGTACCCGCTCGACCAGCGGAAATACACAATCCTCTTCTTTATACATCGGTACGACGATCGATAATGATTTCATAAATTATCCGGATTCAGGTCACAAAAAATAGTAAGCGGACTCTATCACAAAGCCCTTTTGATATGAAGGTAAAGCCCTATGACACAAGGCGAATCCGAACGGCACCCGCCCCTTCACAGCGGTTCTTTCCCGCCTATTCGGTTTCTGCCTGCAAAGATGTTTCCCGGCAGAAAACGTTGGCCACCAGCCAGCCTAATGCAAAGGCAACAAAAGACATCAACAACAGAAACAGGTGCAGCTGTACCGCCACCTTAAGCAGTGTAGAGGTATCGATCGCATAGAACTTACCAGCCAGCACGAAGGCAGCCTCGAAAGTGCCCGAACCGGCCACCCCATGGATCGGCAGAATAGAGGAGAGATCTGCTACTGCAACACTGGTAACCGCCTGAACCAGGGTTAACTGAGACAGTTGCATCACCACCCCCAGAAACGCCAGCAGTTTCGTCAGCCACACCGCATAGGTGGTCAGCACAATCGCGCCATAATGTCCTCCACGGGTCGGCAACACAGCAAGCGTCTGCGCCAGCTTTGTCAATTTCGGGCTACTGAAACGCCCCAGCAGCCAGACCACCAGACGCTTAACCCGGTCAAACAGCAGTAAACCGGTTACCGTGATCAATGCCAGGCCCACTGCCGCAAGGGAGTTAAACTGCCACACTGCCAGGATACCGGCAATGGATAACAGCGCGATCAGATCCAACAGACGATAGAGCAA belongs to Amphritea atlantica and includes:
- a CDS encoding phosphatase PAP2 family protein codes for the protein MQNLLSQIKACFIVADLPARLDASRQRFDDQYDSQALKRLMQLALVFLGVALLLWLVAGYHGAFHLLNQMTPLLPATFWQIVTFMGDTTFVLTLALFVARRKPELLWVLFITAIYGTLATHGLKTLFDAERPPVALPAGDYNLVGNALRNGSFPSGHSFTAFAFVSLAYYFFNNRPLRWGLLLLGGLVGLSRVMVAAHWPVDVLVGGALGMLITVAAVKTARLSLTGFRWPMHLFILFLLVVAALMIMFGHSGGYPQAQLFAKVIAFAALLVFVSEYFLPARKPPVS
- a CDS encoding glycosyltransferase family 39 protein, with translation MTPTLRQSNLFHYGLLFAALFLAFFWNIWGFPLFDLDEGAFSEATREMLANRNFAATYLDGEPRYDKPILSYWFQALSVSLFDLSEFSLRLPSAIAASCWMLVCYRFAHQQWNRTTALYTVLIMANTLWIGIIGKAAIADAWLNLFLTLTLLDMWRHWQNPGRAILLRVYLWMALGLLAKGPVAVLVPLLVSGIFYIVQGEWRRWLAAIFYLPGWALLLVILTPWLWLVYQDQGIGFFQGFLLDHNLKRFSDTREGHGGSIGYYLLALPLVLLPFSSALFTLLRNLRELCKDLLTLYLIIWLGVVFVLVSFSGTQLPHYVVYGISGLLMLFAHYRERLFCAWGLVFPLLFFVLMLALPWILESAAGSSRKLYEQEMLARVWEVTGLPYMLASVVALLLTLLLIFSSRLEKPAKFVAIGFIQTLFVFTFFIQIVAGLQQQPVQEAAAIARGLSDKSVIAYGVHRPTFSVYRDAITPQDRSPEAGEVIFTDADNLLKLQQRNPDAVFDLLYSKGGIRLVEWRDAKPAVAN
- a CDS encoding glycosyltransferase family 2 protein, which encodes MKSLSIVVPMYKEEDCVFPLVERVHECLSDYAGKWELICVDDGSPDNTVTRLYEAQEQWGDHLRVVELQRNFGQTAAMQAGIDAARGEIIVTMDGDLQNDPADIQRMIVEMEERDLDMLQGWRKQREDESTRKFFSRQANRLIAKVTSVRLHDYGCSLKVYRASVIKQVRLFGEMHRFIPVWVASVTKPSRIGETVVDHHARQFGESKYGLSRTFRVILDLLVVFFFLKFKARPGHFFGYLGLGMGVLGSLIMTWLMGVKLFLGEDIGSRPLFMIGIFLLVVSLQFITTGVLAEMMSRIFFETSNTRGYTLREKLNEDQEGRWYAPQPDVMDETSAHDADSAPK
- a CDS encoding flippase-like domain-containing protein, which gives rise to MRRAHLLKLLLSVVILVITLAVVEYKIGWYSLLTSWQGFSAGTLALLAILSLSSNALRALRIKISFELPAARYPKMFYLSTNHNLLNNLLPMRTGEVAFPVLIKRYFGIGLMSSSSHLLLYRLLDLIALLSIAGILAVWQFNSLAAVGLALITVTGLLLFDRVKRLVVWLLGRFSSPKLTKLAQTLAVLPTRGGHYGAIVLTTYAVWLTKLLAFLGVVMQLSQLTLVQAVTSVAVADLSSILPIHGVAGSGTFEAAFVLAGKFYAIDTSTLLKVAVQLHLFLLLMSFVAFALGWLVANVFCRETSLQAETE